The following are encoded together in the Flammeovirga agarivorans genome:
- a CDS encoding S8 family serine peptidase has translation MNIFYSSSSLLNTLFLLFSCLMINTSAFSEESERYWIIFQDKCDTEKLDFFNQSVCQNYLDSLNNIGFQEETVSNWLNAVTVDHVSKSDAKYLKSLSFIKEVRSVNTQWKLGVTSTEETLKEQKQQAAYAIKQLKPDPLYEEQLNGEGVAVGVIDAGFWNAKKNDYLKTLFDEGRVKGFRDFITPDRHETSFYFTKETGSDSHGTTVLRMIAGKEGNMRYGLADHSSFYLARTDHGDSETRTDEENWIAALEWMVDSLQVKLINSSLGYTNGFDDPSDNYSPKEMDGKTSMVTQAAEFAVENKGVLLILSAGNEGDNNAWKVISAPADAKGVLSVGATTKSGSKASYSSIGPKTLPYVKPEVSCYSLFGTSFSAPVITGLAACLWQYQPEASAEEIKEAIIESSSLYPYANNYIGYGVPDAGKAMQLLKEEKPKSVVKELKATGKKKITLGAIPEEHSMAVLFHKKENTIVIKQEFIYLERDSWKIKKVKKAESTTLWTGKRHIEVFW, from the coding sequence ATGAATATTTTTTACTCATCGAGTTCATTATTAAATACACTCTTTTTGCTATTTTCTTGCTTAATGATCAATACAAGTGCTTTTTCTGAAGAATCAGAGCGCTATTGGATCATTTTTCAAGATAAATGTGATACTGAAAAGTTAGATTTTTTTAACCAATCAGTTTGCCAAAATTATCTTGATAGTTTAAATAATATAGGCTTTCAAGAAGAAACAGTATCCAATTGGTTGAATGCTGTAACGGTAGACCATGTTTCAAAATCAGATGCGAAATATCTAAAATCACTGTCTTTTATCAAAGAAGTTCGATCAGTCAATACACAATGGAAGTTAGGAGTAACAAGTACTGAGGAAACTTTAAAGGAACAGAAGCAACAAGCGGCTTATGCCATCAAACAATTAAAACCAGATCCATTATATGAAGAACAACTGAATGGAGAAGGAGTAGCAGTTGGTGTAATTGATGCAGGTTTCTGGAATGCTAAAAAGAACGATTACCTAAAAACATTGTTTGATGAAGGAAGGGTAAAAGGATTTAGAGATTTTATAACTCCAGATAGACATGAGACCTCTTTTTATTTCACTAAAGAAACAGGAAGTGATAGCCATGGAACGACAGTTTTACGTATGATTGCTGGAAAAGAAGGAAATATGCGTTATGGTTTGGCAGATCATTCTTCATTTTACTTAGCAAGAACGGATCATGGCGATTCGGAAACGAGGACAGATGAAGAAAATTGGATTGCAGCATTAGAATGGATGGTTGATTCATTGCAAGTGAAATTGATCAATAGTTCTTTAGGTTATACCAATGGTTTTGATGATCCTTCAGATAATTACTCTCCTAAGGAAATGGATGGAAAAACAAGTATGGTTACTCAAGCAGCGGAGTTTGCTGTAGAAAATAAAGGAGTATTACTCATATTGTCCGCAGGAAACGAAGGTGATAACAATGCATGGAAAGTGATAAGTGCTCCGGCAGATGCTAAAGGAGTACTGAGTGTTGGAGCGACGACAAAGAGTGGATCTAAAGCTAGCTACAGTAGTATTGGTCCAAAAACGCTACCGTATGTGAAGCCTGAAGTCTCATGCTATTCTTTATTTGGGACATCTTTTTCAGCACCAGTTATTACAGGTTTAGCAGCTTGTTTATGGCAATATCAGCCAGAAGCTAGTGCAGAAGAAATTAAAGAAGCGATTATTGAGTCATCCAGTTTATATCCATATGCTAATAATTATATTGGCTACGGAGTTCCTGATGCAGGAAAAGCAATGCAGCTTCTAAAAGAAGAGAAACCTAAATCAGTAGTTAAAGAGTTAAAAGCAACAGGTAAGAAAAAAATTACTTTGGGGGCTATTCCTGAAGAACATAGTATGGCCGTTTTGTTTCATAAGAAAGAGAATACTATTGTTATTAAGCAGGAATTTATATATTTGGAAAGAGATTCATGGAAGATCAAAAAAGTGAAAAAAGCTGAAAGCACTACTTTATGGACAGGAAAAAGACATATAGAGGTTTTTTGGTAA
- a CDS encoding DEAD/DEAH box helicase — MAKFSELGLKQELLDAVSELGFEQPTPIQEEVIPTLLTEETDLVGLAQTGTGKTAAFGLPLLHRVDVSDKRTQGLVLCPVRELGLQIARDLENFSKQIPGLRVVAVYGGSPIDQQIRQIKRGAHVIVATPGRMDDLLKRGKADISQVETVVLDEADEMLKMGFKDELDAILEGTPEDKNVWLFSATMPKEVARIASNYMSEPKEVTVGTKNTGNKNVKHYCYSVKASDRYEALKRIVDYNPNIYGIVFCRTRQETKDVAERLMQDGYNADALHGDLSQAQRDYVMGKFRQRTLQLLVATDVAARGLDVNDLSHVINYNLPDDIETYNHRSGRTGRAGRDGTSIAIIHMREKHRLRSIERVLKQSFIMDPVPTGPQICERQLFHLVDRIHDVAMEEDEIAAYLPKVYEKLEDLSREEIINRFVALEFNRFLDYYRGARDLNVPDRRDHTNSRERGENNRRNAESGFTRFFINLGKRDEIRPKDLIDLINKGVQGDRIDIGRIDLKQNFSFFELKEGRETDVVGGMSKLDFKGRKIDVEVSNTGGGGGDRRRGGGGRRRPFNGGDRRGGGGGYRGGDRRRQGGGGGDRDRRRRSK, encoded by the coding sequence ATGGCAAAATTTAGTGAATTAGGGCTGAAGCAAGAGTTATTAGACGCTGTTTCTGAGCTCGGTTTTGAACAACCAACACCAATCCAAGAAGAAGTAATTCCAACTCTTTTAACGGAGGAAACAGACTTGGTAGGTCTAGCTCAAACAGGTACTGGAAAAACTGCAGCTTTCGGCTTGCCTCTATTACATCGCGTTGATGTATCAGATAAAAGAACGCAAGGGTTAGTATTATGTCCCGTACGTGAATTGGGACTTCAGATCGCAAGAGACTTAGAAAATTTTTCAAAACAAATTCCTGGTTTAAGAGTAGTAGCTGTATATGGTGGCTCTCCAATTGACCAACAAATCCGTCAGATCAAAAGAGGAGCTCATGTAATTGTAGCAACTCCAGGTCGTATGGATGACCTTTTAAAAAGAGGTAAAGCAGACATTTCTCAAGTAGAGACAGTAGTTCTTGATGAAGCTGATGAAATGTTGAAAATGGGTTTCAAAGATGAGCTTGATGCAATCTTAGAAGGAACTCCAGAAGACAAAAACGTTTGGTTATTCTCAGCAACTATGCCTAAAGAGGTAGCTAGAATTGCTTCAAACTATATGTCTGAACCAAAAGAAGTAACTGTAGGTACAAAAAATACAGGTAACAAAAATGTAAAACATTATTGCTACTCTGTAAAAGCTAGTGATCGTTATGAAGCACTTAAGCGTATTGTAGACTACAATCCAAATATTTATGGTATCGTTTTCTGTAGAACACGTCAAGAAACTAAAGACGTTGCAGAAAGATTGATGCAAGATGGTTACAATGCGGATGCATTACATGGCGACTTGTCTCAAGCACAACGTGATTATGTAATGGGTAAGTTCCGTCAGAGAACACTACAATTACTTGTAGCAACTGACGTAGCAGCTAGAGGTCTTGATGTAAATGACCTTTCACACGTAATTAACTACAACTTACCTGATGATATCGAAACGTACAATCACCGTTCAGGTCGTACAGGTAGAGCTGGTAGAGATGGTACTTCAATTGCAATTATCCACATGCGTGAGAAGCACCGTTTAAGATCTATCGAAAGAGTATTAAAGCAAAGTTTCATTATGGATCCTGTACCAACAGGTCCTCAAATTTGTGAGCGTCAGTTATTCCACCTAGTGGATAGAATCCATGACGTTGCAATGGAAGAAGATGAAATTGCTGCATACTTACCAAAAGTATACGAGAAGTTAGAAGACCTAAGCAGAGAAGAAATCATCAACAGATTTGTTGCTTTAGAGTTTAACCGCTTCTTAGATTACTACAGAGGGGCTAGAGATCTTAATGTTCCTGACAGAAGAGATCATACAAACAGCCGCGAAAGAGGTGAGAATAATCGTAGAAATGCTGAATCAGGCTTTACAAGATTCTTTATTAACCTTGGTAAGCGTGATGAAATTAGACCAAAAGACCTTATTGATTTAATCAACAAAGGTGTACAAGGTGACCGTATTGATATTGGACGAATCGATCTTAAGCAGAATTTCTCATTCTTTGAATTAAAAGAAGGTAGAGAAACAGATGTTGTCGGTGGAATGAGCAAATTAGATTTCAAAGGCCGTAAGATTGATGTTGAAGTTTCTAACACTGGTGGTGGCGGTGGAGACCGTCGTCGTGGTGGCGGAGGTCGTAGAAGACCATTCAACGGAGGTGACCGCCGCGGAGGTGGTGGAGGTTACAGAGGTGGAGATCGTCGCCGTCAAGGTGGTGGCGGTGGAGACCGTGACCGTCGTCGCAGAAGCAAGTAA
- a CDS encoding GtrA family protein yields the protein MQGEVLFWKFIKFGMVGFSGLFVDFGITYLVKDILKGHKYLANSLGFIFAATSNYILNRIWTFESNATDVGVQYIKFFSVSLVGLLFSNAIIWILHEKVKMNFYLAKVVAIGVVVIWNFFANLLFTFTE from the coding sequence ATGCAAGGAGAGGTCTTGTTTTGGAAATTCATCAAATTTGGTATGGTGGGTTTTTCAGGTCTATTTGTGGACTTCGGTATTACTTATTTAGTTAAGGATATACTAAAAGGACATAAATATTTAGCCAATAGCTTAGGTTTTATTTTTGCGGCAACATCCAACTATATCTTAAATAGAATTTGGACATTTGAGAGTAATGCAACAGATGTTGGTGTTCAGTATATAAAATTCTTCTCGGTATCACTTGTAGGACTTCTATTTAGTAATGCTATTATTTGGATCCTTCATGAAAAAGTGAAGATGAACTTTTATTTAGCCAAAGTAGTTGCTATTGGTGTCGTCGTAATATGGAATTTCTTTGCTAACTTGTTATTCACATTCACGGAATAA